The following are encoded in a window of Candidatus Atribacteria bacterium genomic DNA:
- the mscL gene encoding large conductance mechanosensitive channel protein MscL, with translation MFKEFKEFAMRGNVIDMAVGIVIGAAFGTIVKSLVSDIIMPPI, from the coding sequence GTGTTTAAGGAATTTAAAGAATTTGCCATGCGGGGGAACGTAATCGACATGGCAGTAGGTATTGTCATTGGTGCTGCCTTCGGTACTATTGTGAAATCATTAGTTTCCGATATCATTATGCCGCCTATT